One genomic segment of Desulfomicrobium sp. ZS1 includes these proteins:
- a CDS encoding molybdopterin-dependent aldehyde oxidoreductase yields the protein MIKKQIVVNGIARNLVVDAEDTLVNVIRKNIGLTGTKVGCNEGQCGACSVIMDGKVVRSCAIKMKRVEDGANITTIEGIGTPADPHPLQLAWMLHGAAQCGFCSPGFIVSAKGLLDTNPKPTRDDVRDWFQKHRNACRCTGYKPLVDAVMDAAKVLRGEKSAADLEYKMPKDGSVWGTRHPRPSALAKVTGTLDFGADMGLKLPEGTLQCALVQAEVSHAKILSIDTAEAEKMPGVFKVVTHKDVKGKNRITGLITFPSNLGDGWDRPILCDEKIFQYGDAIAIVCADTETNAKAAAKKVVVKLEQLPEYMSAPAAMAEDAIEIHPGTPNIYYIQKIAKGGETKPIFDKADVVVEGSYYTSRQPHLPIEPDCGFAYIDDDGKLIIHSKSIGLHLHLYMIAPGLGVEPDNIALVQNPAGGTFGYKFSPTMEALVGAAALATGRPVNLVYDYRQQQAYTGKRSPFWTDVRLAATKDGKLLGMETDWTVDHGPYSEFGDLLTLRGAQYIGAGYDIPSIRGEGRTVCTNHCWGAAFRGYGAPESEFPSETLMDELAEKLGMDPFDLRYKNIYRKGSTTPTGQDPEVYSLPEMFDIMRPKYEEAKKRAAAASTAEIKRGVGIALGVYGAGLDGADSAAADAELMPDGTVTIYDCWEDHGQGADMGTLGTAHETLRPLGITPDKIRLVMNDTRVAPNSGPAGGSRSQVVVGQAIVNACEQLIKAMKKGDGFRTYDEMVAEKLPLRYNGKWTAPAKDCDANGQGSPFCCYMYGLFLSEVAVDVATGKTTVEKMSIVGDIGKVNNYSLVDGQIYGGMAQGIGLALTEDYEDLKKHATMRGAGIPYIKDIPDNMEITYVETSRPDGPHGASGVGEMPLTAPHAAVLNGVYNACGARIREIPALPEKILAAMKK from the coding sequence ATGATCAAAAAGCAAATTGTGGTTAATGGCATCGCCAGAAATCTGGTGGTCGACGCGGAAGATACTCTGGTCAACGTGATCAGGAAAAACATTGGCCTGACCGGCACCAAGGTCGGTTGCAACGAAGGCCAGTGCGGCGCATGCAGCGTGATCATGGACGGCAAGGTCGTGCGTTCCTGTGCGATCAAGATGAAACGCGTCGAGGATGGCGCGAACATCACCACCATCGAAGGCATCGGTACTCCGGCCGATCCTCATCCGCTGCAGCTGGCCTGGATGCTTCACGGCGCGGCCCAGTGCGGGTTCTGCTCCCCGGGCTTCATTGTCTCCGCCAAGGGCCTGCTGGACACCAATCCCAAGCCCACCCGCGACGATGTCCGCGACTGGTTCCAGAAGCACCGCAACGCCTGCCGGTGCACCGGCTACAAGCCCCTGGTGGACGCCGTCATGGATGCGGCCAAGGTCCTGCGCGGCGAGAAGAGCGCGGCCGACCTCGAGTACAAGATGCCTAAGGACGGCAGCGTCTGGGGCACCCGCCATCCCCGTCCTTCGGCCCTGGCCAAGGTCACCGGCACCCTGGATTTCGGCGCGGACATGGGCCTGAAGTTGCCTGAGGGTACCTTGCAGTGCGCTCTGGTGCAGGCCGAAGTCTCCCACGCCAAGATCCTGTCCATCGACACCGCAGAAGCCGAGAAGATGCCCGGCGTGTTCAAGGTCGTGACCCACAAGGATGTGAAGGGCAAGAACCGCATCACCGGCCTCATCACCTTCCCCTCCAACCTCGGCGACGGCTGGGACCGCCCCATCCTGTGCGATGAGAAAATCTTTCAGTACGGTGACGCCATCGCCATCGTCTGCGCCGACACTGAAACCAACGCCAAGGCCGCGGCCAAGAAGGTCGTGGTCAAGCTGGAGCAGTTGCCCGAATACATGAGCGCCCCGGCGGCCATGGCCGAAGACGCCATCGAGATTCATCCCGGCACGCCCAATATCTACTACATTCAGAAGATCGCCAAGGGCGGAGAAACAAAGCCCATCTTCGACAAGGCCGACGTGGTGGTCGAAGGCAGCTACTACACGTCCCGCCAGCCCCATTTGCCCATCGAACCGGACTGCGGTTTTGCCTACATCGATGACGACGGCAAGCTGATCATCCACTCCAAGTCCATCGGCCTGCATCTGCATTTGTACATGATTGCGCCCGGTCTTGGCGTGGAACCCGACAATATCGCCCTGGTGCAGAATCCCGCCGGAGGCACCTTCGGTTACAAGTTCAGCCCGACCATGGAAGCCCTTGTCGGCGCCGCCGCCCTGGCCACGGGCCGTCCCGTGAACCTGGTTTACGATTACCGCCAGCAGCAGGCTTACACCGGCAAGCGTTCTCCGTTCTGGACCGATGTGCGCCTGGCCGCCACCAAGGATGGCAAGCTTCTGGGCATGGAAACCGACTGGACCGTGGACCACGGCCCGTACTCGGAATTCGGCGATCTTTTGACCCTGCGCGGCGCCCAGTACATCGGTGCCGGTTACGACATTCCGAGCATTCGCGGCGAAGGCCGCACGGTCTGCACCAACCACTGTTGGGGCGCGGCCTTCCGTGGCTACGGCGCTCCGGAATCCGAGTTCCCGTCAGAGACCTTGATGGACGAACTGGCCGAAAAGCTGGGCATGGACCCCTTCGATCTGCGCTACAAGAACATTTACCGCAAGGGTTCCACCACCCCCACGGGCCAGGATCCTGAAGTGTACAGCCTACCCGAGATGTTCGACATCATGCGGCCCAAGTACGAAGAAGCCAAGAAACGCGCTGCTGCGGCCTCCACCGCTGAAATCAAACGCGGCGTGGGTATCGCCCTGGGCGTGTACGGCGCGGGCCTTGACGGCGCGGACAGCGCCGCAGCCGACGCCGAGCTCATGCCCGACGGCACCGTGACTATCTACGACTGCTGGGAAGACCACGGCCAGGGCGCCGACATGGGCACCCTGGGCACGGCCCATGAGACTTTGCGTCCCTTGGGCATCACCCCCGACAAGATCCGTCTGGTCATGAACGACACCCGCGTGGCCCCGAACTCCGGGCCCGCCGGCGGCAGCCGTTCCCAGGTCGTGGTCGGACAGGCCATCGTCAACGCCTGCGAACAGCTGATCAAGGCCATGAAGAAGGGCGACGGCTTCCGCACTTATGACGAGATGGTCGCCGAAAAGCTGCCTTTGCGCTATAATGGCAAGTGGACCGCTCCGGCCAAGGATTGCGATGCCAACGGCCAGGGCAGCCCCTTCTGCTGCTACATGTACGGCCTGTTCCTGTCCGAGGTGGCTGTCGATGTCGCGACCGGCAAGACCACCGTCGAGAAGATGTCCATTGTCGGTGATATCGGCAAGGTCAACAACTACTCCCTGGTCGACGGCCAGATCTACGGTGGCATGGCCCAGGGCATCGGCCTGGCCCTGACCGAAGATTACGAAGACCTGAAGAAGCATGCGACCATGAGAGGCGCGGGTATCCCCTACATCAAGGATATCCCGGACAACATGGAGATCACCTACGTGGAAACTTCCCGTCCCGACGGTCCGCACGGTGCCTCCGGCGTCGGCGAGATGCCGCTGACCGCTCCCCACGCAGCGGTCCTGAATGGCGTGTACAATGCCTGCGGCGCCCGCATTCGTGAGATTCCCGCATTGCC
- a CDS encoding molybdopterin-binding protein encodes MKAIPVEEAVGTVLCHDITRIVPGETKGPAFRRGHIVTLDDIQALLNIGKANLYVFDPKDGYVHEDECALRLARAAAGQGIAISSASEGKSTLTAAHDGVLSIDVEGLFRLNSITDVTFGTIHTGQFVKMGRMLGGTRVIPLAVPEALLQEAEAVCREHAPLIQVLPLRPAKVGVVTTGSEVYTGRIKDGFGPVLKKKFESLGSTLLDQVFVSDQVEMTVEAIHGLIRRGADFIAVTGGMSVDPDDQTPAAIRATGARVVSYGAPTYPGAMFMLAYLDDVPVVGLPGCVMYYKASIFDLIVPRLLSGERLERKDIVAFGHGGLCESCPSCHYPACGFGKL; translated from the coding sequence ATGAAAGCCATTCCTGTTGAAGAAGCTGTCGGCACCGTTCTCTGCCACGACATCACGCGTATAGTTCCCGGCGAAACCAAGGGCCCCGCTTTCAGGCGTGGGCACATCGTCACTTTAGACGACATCCAGGCGCTGCTCAATATCGGCAAGGCCAACCTCTACGTCTTTGATCCCAAAGACGGTTATGTGCACGAGGACGAATGCGCTCTGCGCCTGGCCCGGGCTGCCGCTGGACAGGGCATCGCCATCAGTTCGGCCAGCGAGGGCAAGTCCACGCTGACCGCCGCCCACGACGGGGTGCTGTCCATTGATGTGGAAGGTTTGTTTCGCCTCAATTCCATCACTGACGTCACTTTCGGTACCATTCACACCGGTCAGTTTGTCAAAATGGGCAGGATGCTGGGCGGCACGCGGGTCATCCCGCTGGCCGTGCCCGAAGCGCTGCTGCAGGAGGCCGAGGCTGTGTGCCGCGAGCATGCGCCCCTCATTCAGGTTCTGCCGCTCAGGCCTGCGAAGGTCGGCGTGGTGACCACGGGCAGCGAAGTCTACACCGGCCGCATCAAGGATGGGTTCGGTCCGGTGCTGAAGAAAAAATTCGAATCCCTGGGTTCCACGCTGCTCGATCAGGTCTTTGTCTCCGATCAGGTAGAGATGACCGTGGAGGCCATTCACGGCCTGATCCGACGCGGCGCGGACTTCATCGCCGTGACCGGCGGCATGAGCGTCGACCCTGATGACCAGACCCCGGCCGCCATCCGCGCGACCGGGGCGCGCGTCGTTTCCTACGGCGCGCCCACTTATCCGGGGGCCATGTTCATGCTCGCCTATCTGGACGACGTGCCCGTGGTCGGTCTGCCTGGATGCGTCATGTATTACAAAGCCAGTATTTTCGATCTGATCGTGCCCCGCTTGCTCTCCGGGGAACGCTTGGAACGCAAGGATATTGTTGCGTTCGGCCATGGAGGCCTGTGCGAAAGCTGCCCCAGTTGCCACTACCCGGCCTGCGGCTTCGGCAAACTCTAG